Proteins encoded by one window of Chryseobacterium aquaeductus:
- a CDS encoding Nif3-like dinuclear metal center hexameric protein yields MTIYEVISEIEKLIDMPQAEDFDNVGLLCGLPERNVSGILVCHDALENVIDEAIQKNCNVVVCFHPIIFSGLKSLTGKNYVERAVLKAIENKVAIYAIHTAFDNDFHGVNAGICNLLGLKNLKILQPKKNNLKQLTVFVPKDYSEKLRESLFSAGAGNIGFYDECSFTIEGKGTFRPTEGSNPFLGQQNIRENSEEDMISVIFESFKQSQIVAAMKSAHPYEEVAYQIYQLENENQSSGLGMYGEFETEMDEKDFLGFVKDQFNLNIIRHSDFTQKKIKRVGVLGGSGASGIKAALSKKCDAYLTGDLKYHDYFLSESKMLLCDIGHYESEQLVSQQLFEILSQKFSTFAILKSSEKTNPVNYFL; encoded by the coding sequence ATGACAATCTACGAAGTAATTTCAGAAATAGAAAAACTCATTGATATGCCACAGGCAGAAGACTTTGATAATGTAGGGCTTTTGTGTGGTTTGCCGGAAAGAAATGTCTCCGGAATTTTGGTTTGCCATGATGCTCTTGAAAATGTAATAGATGAGGCAATTCAGAAAAACTGTAATGTGGTTGTATGTTTTCATCCGATTATTTTTTCAGGTTTAAAATCTTTGACGGGAAAAAATTATGTTGAAAGAGCAGTTTTAAAAGCAATTGAAAACAAGGTGGCAATTTACGCCATTCATACAGCTTTTGATAATGATTTTCATGGAGTAAATGCCGGAATTTGCAATCTTTTAGGTTTGAAAAATTTGAAAATTCTTCAGCCTAAAAAGAATAATTTGAAACAACTTACGGTTTTTGTACCAAAAGATTATTCTGAAAAGTTAAGAGAGTCGCTTTTCTCTGCCGGAGCAGGAAATATTGGTTTCTATGATGAATGTAGTTTTACGATAGAAGGAAAAGGAACTTTCAGACCGACCGAAGGCTCTAATCCGTTTTTGGGGCAACAGAATATTCGTGAAAATTCCGAAGAAGATATGATTTCTGTAATTTTTGAATCTTTCAAACAAAGTCAAATTGTTGCTGCAATGAAATCTGCTCATCCCTATGAAGAAGTTGCCTATCAGATTTATCAGCTTGAAAATGAAAACCAATCTTCCGGATTGGGAATGTATGGTGAATTTGAAACTGAAATGGATGAAAAGGATTTTCTTGGATTTGTGAAAGATCAATTTAATTTAAATATCATCAGGCATTCAGATTTTACTCAAAAGAAAATCAAAAGAGTAGGAGTACTTGGTGGTTCGGGAGCAAGCGGAATAAAAGCTGCGCTTTCAAAAAAGTGTGATGCGTATCTTACAGGAGATCTCAAATACCATGATTATTTTTTATCTGAATCTAAAATGCTGCTTTGTGATATCGGGCATTACGAATCTGAGCAATTGGTGAGTCAACAATTATTTGAAATTTTGTCACAAAAATTTAGTACATTTGCAATCTTAAAATCTAGTGAAAAAACAAACCCAGTAAATTATTTCCTATAG
- a CDS encoding T9SS type A sorting domain-containing protein: MKKLNLLFLLLMSMFTYQMYLGQNFTVTTCSTGVASNTYGPMNSNSTADSKNRTAFILPASQLTALNGGTITGTYFRRLATTGSLPAGTNFKIYLKQTALTDFGSSALDWATETASATLVYDSDPGTAVGSSAGFKQFVHTSNFVYTTGTSLAVFVEYSQTTAPTTSVTWDYEYGTTCISTTNNNTTKYNNTTGALSATLSTSNYRRPVIAFDVTYPPAVSAPACTTMSAPAANATNVSVTPTFTWASVGGQNGATSYLINLGTTPGGTDVMNGVDVGNVTTYTIPAITPLNFNQLYYVTVIPKNGIGNATGCTERSFTTGNITCPAVTAPTASAIGVSTMPTITWTASPGASGYRISMGTTSGGTDILNNVDVGNVVTYTLGTALLNSTTYYYTVNAYNGATTSASCTVRNFTTVCSVLTPNYTNNFATFPGTCWSRANGGSPATAPGTGTTNYWIEDGFLNVGATGAARINLYSTGRAGWLLSPSFNLTAGGYRVKFDYGLTAYSATTTSAMGSDDVVQFVVSTDGGTTWTVLQTWNAANAPSNTLNQYTLNLASYTGANTMFALFGSDGTVDDTQDYEFFVDNFVVETIPTCETPVSVMSSAITINSATLSWTASTTVPANGYEVYYSTVNTAPTATTVLDGTNSVTSTTTNATISGLMSSTVYYYWVRSVCSATDKSAWSISGSFTTLCVGISSLSENFDTTSSSGNVLPNCWSKLVTGTSSNAYVQASTVMSAPNNLYIYGSSSTEPVIVKLPNISNLNTGNYAIKFKGRANFTVGGKIDVGYMTDPANAATFVTLGTYTTTSTTTVDNYYLAITGVPAGVTTLALRNAGVPANSVLIDDVMYDLATTLSTNNVASPMKENIKAYPNPFTDVLNISDVKNVKTISIVDIAGRLVKTIEKPSSALQLRDLNSGMYMVILNMNDGSRQTIKAIKK; this comes from the coding sequence ATGAAAAAACTAAATTTATTGTTTCTACTTTTGATGAGTATGTTTACTTATCAAATGTATTTGGGACAGAATTTTACTGTTACTACTTGTTCTACTGGTGTTGCGTCTAATACATACGGACCAATGAACAGTAATTCAACTGCTGACAGCAAAAATCGAACGGCCTTTATTCTTCCTGCTTCGCAGCTTACTGCTTTAAATGGTGGAACAATAACCGGAACTTATTTCCGAAGATTAGCAACAACAGGCTCTCTTCCTGCTGGAACTAATTTTAAAATTTACTTAAAGCAGACGGCTTTAACAGATTTTGGTTCATCGGCTTTAGATTGGGCAACGGAAACTGCATCAGCAACGTTGGTTTATGATTCTGATCCTGGTACTGCTGTTGGCTCTAGCGCAGGGTTTAAGCAATTTGTTCATACGAGTAATTTTGTTTACACAACAGGAACTAGTTTGGCTGTTTTTGTAGAATATTCTCAAACAACTGCACCTACCACTAGTGTAACATGGGATTATGAATATGGTACAACTTGTATTAGTACTACAAATAATAATACTACAAAATACAACAATACAACAGGAGCGCTATCTGCAACATTATCGACTTCTAATTACAGAAGACCAGTTATTGCGTTTGATGTAACATATCCTCCTGCAGTATCTGCTCCTGCTTGTACTACAATGTCGGCTCCAGCTGCTAATGCTACCAATGTTTCTGTAACTCCTACATTTACATGGGCTTCCGTTGGAGGACAAAACGGAGCTACTAGTTATCTTATCAATTTAGGAACTACTCCTGGAGGTACAGATGTAATGAATGGTGTAGACGTTGGGAATGTTACAACTTATACAATTCCAGCAATAACACCATTAAACTTTAATCAATTGTACTATGTTACTGTAATTCCTAAGAATGGTATAGGCAATGCTACAGGATGTACAGAGAGATCTTTCACTACTGGAAATATTACTTGTCCGGCAGTAACAGCTCCTACTGCTTCTGCTATTGGAGTCTCTACTATGCCAACAATAACTTGGACTGCATCACCTGGAGCTTCAGGATATAGAATTTCAATGGGTACAACGTCAGGAGGTACAGATATTCTAAATAATGTAGATGTAGGTAATGTTGTTACTTATACTTTGGGTACTGCACTACTTAATAGTACAACTTATTATTATACAGTAAATGCATATAACGGAGCTACTACTTCTGCTTCGTGTACGGTAAGAAACTTTACTACTGTTTGTAGTGTATTAACTCCAAATTATACAAATAATTTCGCTACATTCCCAGGTACTTGTTGGTCTCGTGCTAATGGAGGATCTCCTGCTACCGCTCCTGGTACAGGTACTACAAACTATTGGATTGAAGATGGTTTTCTAAATGTAGGTGCTACAGGAGCTGCAAGAATAAACCTTTATTCTACAGGAAGAGCGGGTTGGTTATTATCACCTTCATTTAATTTAACTGCTGGAGGTTATAGAGTTAAATTTGATTATGGTTTAACGGCGTATTCAGCAACAACAACTAGCGCAATGGGATCTGATGATGTTGTACAGTTTGTAGTCTCTACAGATGGTGGTACTACATGGACTGTGCTTCAAACTTGGAATGCAGCAAATGCACCTTCAAATACTTTAAACCAATACACTTTAAATTTAGCATCTTATACAGGTGCAAATACTATGTTTGCGCTATTTGGAAGTGATGGTACTGTAGATGATACTCAAGATTATGAGTTCTTTGTAGATAACTTTGTTGTTGAAACAATCCCAACTTGTGAAACTCCAGTGAGTGTTATGAGTTCTGCAATTACAATTAATTCTGCTACATTGTCATGGACAGCATCGACCACGGTTCCTGCAAATGGATACGAGGTTTATTACAGCACTGTAAATACAGCACCTACTGCTACAACAGTATTAGATGGTACCAACTCAGTTACTAGCACGACTACGAATGCAACAATTTCCGGACTTATGTCTAGTACTGTTTATTATTACTGGGTACGCTCTGTTTGTTCTGCAACTGATAAAAGTGCTTGGTCAATATCTGGTTCATTCACAACTTTATGTGTTGGCATAAGTAGTCTTTCGGAGAACTTTGATACTACATCTTCAAGCGGGAATGTTTTACCAAACTGCTGGAGTAAATTAGTAACTGGTACGTCATCAAATGCTTATGTTCAGGCAAGTACTGTAATGAGTGCTCCTAATAATCTATATATTTATGGAAGTAGCTCAACAGAACCTGTTATAGTAAAGCTGCCAAATATATCTAATTTAAATACAGGCAATTATGCGATTAAGTTTAAAGGAAGAGCTAATTTTACTGTTGGTGGAAAAATTGATGTTGGATATATGACAGATCCTGCAAATGCAGCCACTTTTGTAACTTTAGGAACTTATACCACAACAAGTACTACAACAGTAGATAATTATTATTTAGCTATTACTGGGGTTCCAGCAGGCGTTACAACATTAGCTCTAAGAAACGCAGGTGTACCGGCTAATAGTGTTTTAATAGATGATGTGATGTATGATTTAGCAACTACATTAAGCACTAATAATGTTGCATCTCCAATGAAAGAAAATATCAAAGCATATCCAAATCCATTCACTGATGTCTTAAATATTTCAGATGTGAAAAATGTGAAAACAATATCAATTGTTGATATTGCTGGAAGATTAGTGAAAACTATTGAGAAACCAAGTTCAGCTCTTCAGTTAAGAGATTTGAATTCTGGAATGTATATGGTTATTCTTAATATGAATGATGGTTCTAGACAAACAATCAAAGCAATTAAGAAATAA
- a CDS encoding GEVED domain-containing protein: MKKVLLTGFLTLGLVLSAQTYCTPNYASGCSGGDQIDDFTIPTAGFSHLGTGCSANTYDDYYATQTVTLTPTISYTFSATHDYQGQYVKIWADFNNDGTFDQTTELIGSGTSGTTTTTNGSISLPATVTAGTYRMRVADRWNNDPTPCDIVGYGEVHDYKLVVTAPPSCLAPSAVVVSGIAPTTATVTWTAPSTLPGQGYDIFYSSTGVVPTASTVPNQSSSTTSATLTSLTPGSNYCVWVRSKCTATEASNWINSCFVTVCVAANVPYTMDFESTTVPAMPTCTLATNAGSGNNWVVNNNPGNGFDTKTLTYIYNSQNNANAWFFTQGINLVAGTTYRIKYKYGNNSDYFTEKMKVTYGTAPDQASQTNVLHDYTSIIDVLTPITDFYTLTPTASGVYYFGFNVYSDANMYNLYVDDIVVEVNPSCVEPTAIVSSAITPFTATVSWTAPATVPASGYEYYLSTSNTTPTATTVATGSATTNSINLTLLASSTTYYIWVRSLCTATNKSSWSAVGTFTTQTFCPSITSPTNNVTGLSLMPTITWSAVAGAAGYRITVGTTSGGSNVLNNLDVGTATTYTFATPLVNSTQYFYTVNAYVGGVTSNSCSVRNFTTECAAITPNYTNDFSSITTACWTQASGGSTATGPTGASSNWYGDGFLNNGFSGAAKINLYSNNTTGWLISPTFNLSSGSYNLTFDYGMTEWNGTASATLGSDDKILVLMSNDNGTTWTIIQTWGESTPIPNVSTQFAYTVNGGTNQMKFAIYATDGAVDDTPDNDFFVDNFAVTQSALSTVETSLNKNNIKAYPNPFTDVLNISDVKDVKSISIVDIAGRLVKTIDKPSSALQLRELNSGMYMVILTMNDGSKQTIKAIKK; this comes from the coding sequence ATGAAAAAAGTTTTACTCACGGGATTTCTAACATTAGGGCTTGTGTTATCTGCACAGACCTATTGTACCCCAAATTATGCTAGCGGTTGTAGTGGCGGAGATCAAATCGATGATTTCACTATTCCCACAGCGGGATTCAGTCACTTAGGTACTGGCTGTTCTGCTAATACCTATGATGACTATTATGCAACACAGACTGTCACACTTACTCCTACTATTAGTTATACGTTTTCTGCAACACATGATTATCAAGGTCAATATGTGAAAATTTGGGCAGATTTTAACAATGATGGTACTTTTGATCAAACTACAGAATTGATTGGTAGTGGAACAAGTGGTACAACAACTACAACAAACGGCTCAATTTCTTTACCTGCAACTGTCACGGCAGGAACTTACAGAATGAGAGTTGCTGATCGATGGAATAATGATCCAACTCCATGTGATATAGTTGGTTATGGAGAGGTTCATGATTATAAACTTGTCGTGACAGCTCCACCATCTTGTCTTGCACCATCAGCAGTGGTGGTTTCTGGCATAGCTCCTACTACAGCTACGGTTACTTGGACAGCGCCATCTACACTTCCTGGTCAAGGATATGATATTTTCTACAGCAGTACAGGTGTAGTTCCAACAGCTTCTACTGTTCCTAATCAAAGCAGTTCTACTACAAGTGCTACATTAACTTCTTTGACACCCGGATCAAATTATTGTGTTTGGGTAAGATCTAAGTGTACCGCAACAGAAGCGAGTAACTGGATAAATAGTTGTTTTGTAACTGTATGTGTCGCAGCAAACGTTCCATATACGATGGATTTTGAAAGTACTACTGTTCCCGCAATGCCTACATGTACACTTGCAACAAACGCAGGATCCGGTAATAATTGGGTTGTGAATAATAATCCGGGTAATGGTTTTGATACTAAGACCTTGACCTACATTTATAATTCTCAAAATAATGCTAATGCTTGGTTTTTCACTCAAGGTATCAATTTGGTAGCCGGAACTACATACAGAATTAAGTACAAGTATGGTAACAACAGTGATTATTTTACTGAAAAAATGAAAGTTACCTACGGTACTGCACCTGATCAGGCTTCTCAGACAAACGTTTTACACGACTACACTAGTATAATTGATGTTTTAACTCCTATAACTGATTTTTATACTTTAACTCCTACAGCGAGTGGTGTTTATTATTTCGGATTCAATGTATACTCTGATGCGAATATGTATAATTTATATGTTGACGACATCGTGGTTGAGGTTAATCCGTCTTGTGTAGAACCGACCGCAATTGTGAGTAGTGCAATAACTCCATTTACAGCCACTGTATCATGGACGGCACCTGCCACTGTACCTGCAAGCGGATATGAATATTATCTATCGACGAGCAATACCACTCCTACAGCAACCACTGTTGCAACAGGATCGGCAACAACAAATAGTATTAATCTTACATTGTTGGCATCTTCGACTACATATTACATCTGGGTAAGATCTTTGTGTACAGCAACTAATAAGAGTTCATGGTCTGCGGTTGGAACGTTTACAACACAAACTTTCTGTCCTTCAATAACATCTCCCACAAATAATGTGACAGGTTTATCATTAATGCCTACTATCACTTGGTCTGCAGTGGCTGGGGCTGCAGGTTATAGAATCACAGTAGGAACTACTTCTGGAGGTTCTAATGTACTCAATAATCTTGATGTAGGAACTGCTACTACTTACACATTTGCTACACCTCTAGTAAACAGTACACAATATTTTTATACTGTGAATGCTTATGTTGGAGGGGTTACCTCAAACTCTTGTTCTGTCAGAAATTTCACTACAGAGTGTGCTGCTATTACACCAAATTACACCAACGATTTCTCTAGCATTACTACAGCTTGCTGGACTCAGGCTTCAGGTGGTTCTACAGCTACTGGTCCAACAGGAGCCAGTTCAAATTGGTATGGAGATGGTTTCCTTAATAATGGATTTTCAGGAGCTGCAAAGATCAATCTGTATTCTAACAATACAACTGGTTGGTTGATATCGCCTACATTTAATTTATCTAGTGGATCTTATAATCTCACATTTGATTATGGTATGACAGAATGGAACGGAACAGCATCTGCAACCTTGGGTTCTGACGACAAGATATTGGTATTAATGTCAAACGATAATGGTACAACGTGGACAATTATTCAAACTTGGGGTGAGTCTACGCCAATTCCGAATGTTTCTACACAATTTGCTTACACTGTCAATGGTGGAACAAATCAAATGAAATTTGCGATCTACGCAACTGATGGTGCTGTAGATGATACGCCAGATAATGATTTCTTTGTAGATAATTTTGCGGTAACTCAGTCTGCATTATCAACTGTAGAAACTTCGCTTAATAAAAACAATATCAAAGCATATCCGAATCCGTTTACAGATGTCTTAAACATTTCGGATGTGAAAGATGTAAAATCTATTTCTATTGTAGATATTGCCGGAAGGTTGGTAAAAACTATTGATAAACCAAGTTCTGCTCTTCAATTAAGAGAATTGAATTCCGGAATGTATATGGTGATTCTTACAATGAACGACGGTTCTAAACAAACCATCAAAGCAATTAAGAAATAA
- a CDS encoding zinc ribbon domain-containing protein has protein sequence MAKITEISVEEKLRALYDLQIIDSRLDEIRNTRGELPIEVEDLEIEIEGLEKRAEKFHAEIKEQNDQIGNKNEVINHAKTLIEKYKSQQDNVRNNKEFEALGKEIEYQELEIQLSDKRIKEFGAKIGHKEETLNELNSKIEGLKNHLKFKKEELEGLISETQKEEDYLIKKSEEFASKIDERLLASYHRIRANSSTGLAVVGLERGAPKGSFFTIPPQKQMEIAQRKKIIIDEHSGKILVDDELVNEETEKMNAVIKF, from the coding sequence ATGGCAAAAATCACCGAAATTTCAGTTGAAGAAAAATTAAGAGCTTTATACGATTTGCAAATCATCGATTCAAGATTGGACGAGATCCGAAATACAAGAGGAGAATTGCCAATCGAGGTTGAAGATCTTGAAATTGAGATTGAAGGCCTAGAAAAAAGAGCGGAAAAATTTCATGCAGAGATTAAAGAGCAGAATGATCAGATCGGCAATAAAAATGAAGTGATCAATCATGCAAAAACTTTAATTGAAAAATACAAATCTCAACAAGACAACGTAAGAAACAATAAAGAATTTGAAGCTTTAGGAAAAGAAATTGAATATCAGGAACTTGAGATTCAGCTTTCTGACAAAAGAATCAAAGAATTCGGAGCTAAGATTGGTCATAAAGAGGAAACTCTGAATGAATTGAATTCTAAAATCGAAGGTCTTAAAAATCACCTGAAATTCAAGAAAGAAGAACTTGAAGGTCTGATCTCTGAGACACAGAAAGAAGAAGATTATCTGATCAAAAAATCTGAAGAATTTGCTTCTAAAATAGACGAAAGATTATTGGCATCTTACCACAGAATCAGAGCAAACTCTTCTACAGGTCTTGCAGTTGTGGGTCTTGAAAGAGGTGCTCCAAAAGGATCTTTCTTCACAATCCCACCGCAAAAGCAGATGGAAATTGCTCAGAGAAAGAAAATCATCATTGATGAGCATTCAGGAAAAATCCTAGTAGACGATGAGTTGGTAAACGAAGAAACTGAAAAAATGAATGCTGTAATTAAATTTTAA
- a CDS encoding ion transporter, translating into MEKEHNLVPGDKLWKRFLYRVIYRADTRLGKLFDVILLALILVSTFIILMESVPKLDKKFHIYFIISEWVISVIFSVEYFLRIAVLKNKKQYIFSFFGIIDFLSLVPFYLSFFFPITKYFLIFRMLRMLRVFRVFNLLDFMNDGYVIVRALKNSSRKIYIFLLFLIIFSVIVGSLMFMVEGGRPGFETIPQSIYWAVVTVTTVGYGDVSPITPMGKFFAVILMLAGYSIIAVPTGIVTAEMRNKRQNLELICERCGNEDIDDDARYCKQCGKKLA; encoded by the coding sequence ATGGAAAAAGAGCACAATCTTGTTCCTGGAGACAAACTTTGGAAAAGATTTTTGTACCGCGTAATTTACCGTGCAGATACACGTTTGGGGAAATTATTTGATGTCATACTTCTGGCGTTGATCTTGGTGAGCACGTTCATTATTTTAATGGAAAGTGTTCCAAAACTTGATAAAAAATTCCACATTTATTTTATCATTTCAGAATGGGTTATCTCTGTCATTTTCTCTGTAGAATATTTTCTTCGTATTGCTGTTTTAAAGAATAAAAAGCAGTACATATTTAGCTTTTTCGGAATCATCGATTTTTTATCGTTAGTTCCTTTTTATCTGAGTTTCTTTTTTCCGATCACCAAATATTTCTTGATTTTCAGAATGTTGCGAATGCTGAGGGTTTTCAGGGTTTTCAATTTACTGGATTTTATGAATGACGGTTATGTGATTGTACGAGCTTTAAAAAACAGTTCCAGAAAAATTTATATTTTCCTTTTATTTCTAATTATCTTTTCGGTAATCGTTGGTTCTCTGATGTTTATGGTGGAAGGAGGTCGACCGGGTTTTGAAACCATTCCGCAATCTATATATTGGGCGGTTGTTACAGTGACGACTGTAGGATATGGCGACGTATCACCTATTACACCAATGGGGAAATTTTTTGCAGTGATTTTGATGCTAGCCGGTTATTCGATCATTGCAGTACCCACAGGAATCGTAACTGCGGAGATGAGAAATAAGAGACAAAATCTGGAATTGATCTGCGAAAGGTGCGGAAATGAAGATATTGATGATGATGCGAGGTATTGCAAGCAGTGTGGCAAGAAATTAGCATAG
- a CDS encoding AMP-dependent synthetase/ligase, with amino-acid sequence MTIKRLFDIPHHALENFPKSDMFVTKYQGEWQKTSTQEFVNQGNKISRGLLKLGIKPGDKIALITTNSRTEWAVMDFGLSQIGVVSVPVYPSISPEDYEFIFNNAEIKYCFVSDKELLAKVMKIKHNVASLQGVFTFDQITGAANWKEILDLGEDDSTQIEVEDLSKAINTQDLATLIYTSGTTGKPKGVMLTHENIVSNVLGSYPRIPKKKSLDYKDTRVLSFLPICHIFERMLFYLFQYNGFSIYFAESIEKMGENVREVKPHYMSVVPRLVEKVYDKIYNTGSSAGGLKQKIFFWALNLIQKKKEVSKPSGLAEIIADKLVFKKWREGLGGEIITLVSGSAALSTRLNLMFQNAGIPILEGYGLTETSPVISVNSFGKMKVGTVGHPLDNLTVKIQEDGEITVKGPSVFKAYFKNEEQTKETFTEDGFFKTGDIGHIDSEGFLQITDRKKEMFKTSGGKYIAPQMIENLAKASKFIEQVMVVGDGEKMPCAFVQPDFEFAKNWAMRNNLNIGSTPQEIAKSAELKERIEKEIHNINEHLGNWEQIKKIELTPEVWSIEAGLLTPTLKLKRKAVKEKFKDLYDKMYGHQN; translated from the coding sequence ATGACAATCAAAAGATTATTCGATATACCGCACCATGCTTTAGAAAATTTCCCTAAAAGTGATATGTTTGTAACAAAATATCAGGGAGAGTGGCAAAAGACATCTACGCAGGAGTTTGTGAACCAAGGAAATAAAATCTCAAGAGGTCTTTTGAAACTTGGAATTAAACCTGGAGATAAGATCGCACTTATCACTACCAATTCACGTACAGAATGGGCAGTAATGGATTTCGGACTATCACAAATAGGTGTCGTTTCGGTACCTGTTTACCCAAGTATCTCACCTGAAGATTATGAATTTATTTTCAATAATGCCGAAATAAAATACTGTTTTGTTTCTGATAAAGAACTTCTTGCGAAAGTAATGAAGATCAAACATAATGTAGCTTCTCTGCAAGGAGTTTTTACATTTGACCAAATTACAGGAGCTGCCAACTGGAAAGAGATTTTGGATCTGGGAGAAGATGATTCTACACAAATTGAGGTAGAAGATCTTTCAAAAGCAATTAATACGCAAGATTTGGCAACTCTGATCTACACTTCAGGAACTACAGGTAAGCCAAAAGGAGTAATGCTGACGCATGAAAATATTGTTTCCAATGTTTTGGGATCATATCCCAGAATTCCGAAAAAGAAAAGTTTAGATTATAAAGATACCAGAGTGTTGAGCTTTTTACCGATCTGTCATATTTTTGAGAGAATGCTTTTCTACCTTTTCCAATATAATGGTTTTTCTATTTATTTTGCTGAAAGTATTGAGAAAATGGGAGAAAACGTGAGAGAAGTGAAACCTCATTATATGAGTGTTGTACCTCGTCTTGTAGAAAAAGTTTATGATAAAATTTATAACACAGGCTCGTCGGCAGGTGGTTTGAAACAAAAAATATTCTTCTGGGCATTGAATTTAATTCAGAAGAAGAAAGAAGTTTCAAAACCTTCAGGCTTAGCTGAAATTATTGCCGATAAATTGGTCTTCAAAAAATGGAGAGAAGGTTTGGGCGGTGAGATCATTACTTTAGTTTCCGGTTCGGCAGCACTTTCTACAAGATTAAATTTAATGTTTCAAAATGCAGGAATTCCTATTTTGGAAGGTTATGGTCTTACAGAAACCTCACCTGTAATCTCAGTAAACTCTTTCGGAAAGATGAAAGTAGGAACAGTGGGACATCCTTTAGATAATTTAACGGTAAAAATTCAGGAAGATGGAGAAATTACTGTAAAAGGACCTTCTGTATTCAAAGCTTATTTCAAAAACGAAGAACAAACCAAAGAAACTTTCACCGAAGACGGATTTTTCAAAACCGGAGACATCGGGCACATCGATAGTGAAGGATTTTTACAGATCACCGATCGTAAAAAGGAGATGTTTAAAACTTCCGGCGGAAAATATATTGCTCCACAAATGATCGAAAACCTGGCAAAAGCTTCGAAATTTATTGAGCAGGTGATGGTAGTAGGTGATGGAGAAAAGATGCCATGCGCATTTGTACAGCCAGATTTTGAATTTGCTAAAAACTGGGCAATGAGAAACAACCTCAACATTGGTTCTACTCCGCAGGAAATCGCAAAAAGCGCTGAACTGAAAGAAAGAATTGAAAAAGAAATACACAACATCAACGAGCACTTAGGAAATTGGGAACAAATCAAAAAAATAGAGCTCACACCCGAAGTCTGGAGCATTGAAGCCGGACTCCTGACTCCTACCCTCAAACTGAAAAGAAAGGCGGTAAAAGAGAAGTTTAAAGACCTTTACGATAAAATGTATGGTCATCAGAATTAG